In Cynocephalus volans isolate mCynVol1 chromosome 3, mCynVol1.pri, whole genome shotgun sequence, one DNA window encodes the following:
- the LOC134373278 gene encoding LOW QUALITY PROTEIN: olfactory receptor 11H12-like (The sequence of the model RefSeq protein was modified relative to this genomic sequence to represent the inferred CDS: substituted 1 base at 1 genomic stop codon) → MNISEQDSGFAFVREFKLXGFSCEWKIRILLFSLFTATYTLTITGNGVIVCALWCDQRLHTPMYMFLGNFFFLEIRYVSSTVHKMLVNFLSEEKTISFAGCFLQFYFFFSLGTSECLLLAVMSFDRYLAICHPLHYPNIMTGHLCIKLVIICWVCGSLWFMIPIVLISKIPFCAPNIIDHIVCDPGPLLSLACTSAPKTQLLCYTLSSLVTFGNFLFILGSYTLVLIAVLCMPSATGRYKAFSTCGSHLAVVSLFYGSLMVMYVSPGLVHSAGMQKMATLFYAMVTPLFNPLIYSLRNKEIKTALRKVMGSSSII, encoded by the coding sequence ATGAATATCTCTGAGCAAGATTCCGGCTTTGCCTTTGTAAGAGAATTTAAGCTCTGAGGTTTCTCTTGTGAGTGGAAGATTCGGATCCTCCTCTTCTCACTCTTCACTGCAACATACACTCTGACCATAACGGGGAATGGGGTCATTGTTTGTGCACTATGGTGTGACCAGAGACTCCATACGCCCATGTACATGTTCCTGGGGAATTTCTTCTTTCTAGAGATCCGGTATGTCTCTTCTACAGTCCACAAGATGTTGGTCAACTTCCTCTCAGAGGAAAAAACCATCTCCTTTGCTGGGTGTTTCCtccaattctatttctttttctctttgggtaCGTCTGAATGCTTGCTTTTGGCTGTCATGTCCTTTGATCGGTACCTTGCTATCTGCCATCCCTTGCACTACCCTAATATTATGACTGGGCATCTCTGTATCAAACTGGTCATTATCTGCTGGGTTTGTGGATCTCTGTGGTTCATGATCCCCATTGTTCTTATCTCTAAGATACCCTTCTGTGCTCCAAACATTATTGACCATATTGTGTGTGACCCAGGGCCACTACTTTCATTGGCATGCACTTCTGCCCCCAAAACCCAACTGCTCTGCTACACTCTGAGCTCATTAGTTACCTTTGGTAACTTCCTCTTTATTCTTGGGTCCTATACTCTTGTTCTGATAGCTGTGCTGTGTATGCCTTCAGCCACTGGGAGGTACaaggccttctccacctgtggatCTCATTTGGCTGTGGTATCACTGTTCTATGGTTCTCTGATGGTCATGTATGTGAGCCCAGGACTGGTGCATTCTGCTGGGATGCAGAAAATGGCAACTTTGTTCTATGCTATGGTGACCCCACTCTTCAATCCCCTCATCTACAGTCTCCGGAATAAGGAGATAAAGACAGCCCTGAGGAAGGTTATGGGGAGTTCCAGCATAATTTAA
- the LOC134371731 gene encoding toll-like receptor 11: protein MPRMERPPFSTLLPLLLLALKSLSLMSWAWTTPDCTIADSSLLPNLSYYIPSCSLAPGLHLFASCSNVKDLVKTLTPVPRDIEALCLQGTVPILPSDAFDYFPSLQLLRLQLGTIRITSGAFQGLHQLQHLSFEHHAPCCLNLFLSPDALEPLTFLSSLLFQGYCLNYSQNIQLPTSLSHLTLRNSCLTELQELQGLFPNLVPGSSPTASPEPSSPFLEVLDLSDNVQLSQVGVRALHGLQLHSLRLDGTPLSALGLLGSGLLHLDSLSLVGTGLEKLPGNVTSYFELRALNLGSNQIQNIEDGDLLSCCSLELLSLHANGLQLLPISFLSALPQLQRLNLSMNKLGPTLVLPKGLVSSNLRVLDLSHNDLCVLPSGAFSSLPQLQELWLSGNNISNLSSENLEGLRWLKTLDLSWNQIKVLKPDWLSSLPALVSLNLLGTHLEHISGRQLQGPQKLSHLQLGSTEMLEIYPPWPSALLSLEVWAQGWIQFSVPSGEPFLFLENLTLQTPSILLLQNNITVHFPSLRHLTLRGCSAYIFSGQQSRRFFPQLPLLEHLHFWSDHGGTENMRLFGMPRLRVLELGDLNFLYELGAVKLEVILKELPQLQVLALSNLNLGNLSVSSFRDLGLLQLLLLNSEWILGLDSSLQELIPQMPQYVYFSDVTFTCQCESSWVGPWATRAPNTFVYGLEKSICMANASDYSKTPLLSFHSGHCPHDPEFQGFLISFTLVFLLIIFALLGCPKWPWLHHLRTLFHAWWWKLGGQGPRGQFPYDVFVSYCEQDQAWVLEELVPALEKPPPAGEGLRLCLPERDFGVGQDRMDAAVTSMESSRATLCVLSCQALESLWCNLELRLATYRLVAKPGTARLLLLFLEPINRQQLNGYQRLTRWLQKEDYFYLPQGRVEWNTFCEQLRRRLRKAGLERED, encoded by the coding sequence ATGCCAAGGATGGAAAGGCCTCCGTTCTCTACTCTTCTCCCTCTCTTACTGTTGGCCTTGAAGAGCCTCAGCTTGATGAGCTGGGCATGGACCACCCCTGATTGCACCATAGCAGACAGCTCCCTGCTGCCTAATCTCTCCTATTACATCCCATCCTGTTCCCTGGCCCCAGGACTTCATCTTTTTGCATCATGCTCCAATGTGAAAGACCTGGTTAAGACTCTGACACCAGTGCCCCGAGATATAGAGGCGCTATGCCTCCAGGGCACAGTTCCTATCCTGCCTTCCGATGCCTTTGATTACTTCCCCTCCCTACAGCTTCTGAGACTGCAGCTGGGCACCATCAGGATTACATCTGGGGCATTTCAAGGGTTGCACCAGCTGCAGCAcctttcctttgagcatcatgctCCATGTTGCCTGaatcttttcctctctccagaTGCCCTGGAGCCTCTCACATTCCTCAGCAGCCTTTTGTTTCAAGGGTACTGTCTGAATTATAGCCAGAACATCCAGTTGCCAACCAGCCTTAGTCACTTGACCCTCAGAAACAGCTGTTTAACAGAGCTGCAGGAACTGCAAGGGCTCTTCCCGAACCTTGTTCCTGGTTCCTCTCCTACAGCCAGCCCCGAACCATCATCCCCCTTCCTTGAGGTGCTGGATCTGTCTGACAATGTACAGCTGAGCCAGGTGGGTGTCAGAGCCTTGCATGGACTTCAGCTCCATTCTCTAAGATTGGATGGCACCCCACTAAGTGCATTAGGCCTCCTAGGCTCAGGACTACTCCACTTGGACTCTCTCTCCCTTGTGGGTACAGGTCTAGAAAAACTGCCTGGGAATGTGACAAGCTACTTTGAGCTTCGTGCACTCAATCTTGGGAGCAACCAAATTCAGAACATAGAAGATGGGGATCTCCTAAGCTGCTGCTCCCTGGAACTCCTCAGCCTTCATGCCAATGGCCTGCAGTTACTTCCCATAAGTTTTCTGAGTGCCCTGCCCCAGCTTCAGAGGCTCAACCTCTCAATGAATAAGCTGGGACCAACCTTGGTGCTCCCAAAAGGGCTGGTCAGCTCAAACCTGAGAGTGCTAGATCTGTCCCACAATGACCTCTGTGTTCTGCCCAGTGGGgccttctcctctcttcctcaaCTCCAGGAGCTCTGGCTGAGTGGCAACAACATCTCTAACTTATCCAGTGAGAACCTGGAGGGATTGAGGTGGCTGAAGACTCTAGACCTGAGTTGGAACCAAATTAAGGTGCTAAAACCAGACTGGCTGTCCTCTCTTCCTGCTCTCGTCTCACTGAACCTCTTGGGCACCCATTTAGAGCACATCTCAGGTAGGCAGCTCCAGGGTCCTCAGAAGCTGAGCCATCTGCAGCTGGGTTCTACTGAGATGCTGGAGATCTACCCTCCCTGGCCTTCAGCACTACTCAGCTTGGAGGTGTGGGCACAAGGATGGATCCAGTTTAGTGTCCCCAGTGGTGAACCCTTCTTATTCTTAGAGAACCTTACCTTACAAACTCCCAGTATTTTGCTGCTTCAAAACAACATCACAGTCCATTTTCCTTCCCTGCGTCACCTTACTTTGAGAGGCTGCAGTGCCTACATTTTCTCAGGCCAGCAATCCCGGAGATTCTTTCCACAGCTTCCTCTCCTGGAGCACTTGCACTTCTGGTCTGATCATGGGGGCACAGAAAACATGCGTTTATTTGGCATGCCCAGGCTGCGAGTGCTGGAGCTGGGGGACCTAAACTTCCTCTATGAGTTAGGTGCAGTGAAGCTGGAAGTGATCCTGAAGGAGCTGCCTCAGTTGCAGGTCCTGGCATTGAGCAACCTGAACCTTGGGAACCTCTCTGTCTCCAGCTTCAGGGATTTGGGACTCCTCCAGTTGCTACTGCTCAACTCTGAATGGATACTGGGGTTGGACAGCAGCCTCCAGGAGCTAATCCCCCAAATGCCTCAATATGTTTATTTCTCAGATGTCACCTTCACCTGCCAGTGTGAAAGCTCTTGGGTGGGGCCTTGGGCAACACGGGCCCCAAACACCTTTGTGTATGGGTTAGAGAAATCCATCTGCATGGCCAATGCCTCTGACTACTCGAAGACTCCACTACTCTCCTTCCATTCTGGTCACTGCCCACATGATCCTGAGTTTCAGGGCTTTCTCATCAGTTTCACCCTGGTGTTCCTGTTGATCATCTTTGCATTGCTTGGCTGCCCCAAATGGCCCTGGCTTCATCACCTCCGGACTCTATTTCATGCCTGGTGGTGGAAATTGGGTGGGCAGGGCCCCAGAGGCCAATTCCCCTATGATGTCTTCGTATCCTACTGTGAGCAGGACCAAGCCTGGGTCCTGGAAGAACTGGTTCCTGCCCTGGAGAAGCCTCCTCCAGCTGGCGAGGGCTTGAGGCTATGCCTGCCTGAGAGGGACTTTGGGGTTGGGCAGGACAGGATGGATGCTGCAGTCACCAGCATGGAAAGCAGCAGAGCCACCCTGTGTGTGCTCAGTTGCCAGGCCCTGGAAAGTCTCTGGTGCAATCTGGAGTTAAGGCTCGCCACCTACCGCTTGGTGGCCAAGCCTGGGACTGCTCGCCTCCTGCTGCTATTTCTGGAGCCTATCAATAGGCAGCAGTTAAACGGCTACCAACGCCTTACCAGGTGGCTACAGAAGGAGGACTACTTCTATTTGCCCCAAGGGAGAGTTGAATGGAACACCTTCTGTGAGCAACTTCGGAGAAGGCTAAGGAAAGCTGGACTAGAGAGAGAGGATTAA